One segment of Spiroplasma cantharicola DNA contains the following:
- the rpsB gene encoding 30S ribosomal protein S2 produces MAKDLTREQLWDAGAQFGHQTKRWNPKMKPYIYGAKNKNHIIDLQQTIWRLEDVKRYVTSIGQKKEKIIFVGTKRSAKNAVKEAALRSGNFFVNSRWLGGTLTNMKTISLRIKTLWDIENEEKTGKINLRPKKEQILIRKEKAKLEKTLGGIKQMHKLPAAMFVVDPKTDEIAVKEARKLRIPVIAICDTNVDPDMVDFVIPANDDIQESVNIITNFIVDVYADAAGIKMQPSSLKIVAQKKEEKQYGEGQRPYTPRNNDSMGEKSAAPKKPAVNKEETK; encoded by the coding sequence ATGGCAAAAGATTTAACAAGAGAACAGCTTTGAGATGCTGGAGCTCAATTTGGACATCAAACTAAACGTTGAAATCCAAAAATGAAACCATATATTTACGGAGCAAAAAATAAAAATCATATTATTGATTTACAACAAACAATTTGAAGATTAGAGGACGTTAAAAGATACGTTACTTCAATTGGACAAAAAAAAGAGAAAATAATTTTTGTTGGAACAAAAAGAAGTGCGAAAAATGCAGTTAAAGAAGCAGCATTAAGAAGTGGAAATTTCTTTGTAAACTCAAGATGATTGGGTGGAACACTAACAAATATGAAAACAATTTCATTAAGAATAAAAACTTTATGAGATATTGAAAATGAAGAAAAAACAGGAAAAATTAATTTAAGACCTAAAAAAGAGCAAATTCTAATTAGAAAAGAAAAAGCTAAATTAGAAAAAACTTTGGGTGGAATTAAACAAATGCATAAACTTCCAGCAGCAATGTTTGTAGTTGACCCTAAAACTGATGAAATTGCAGTTAAAGAAGCTAGAAAATTAAGAATTCCAGTTATTGCTATTTGTGATACAAATGTTGATCCAGATATGGTAGATTTTGTAATTCCTGCAAATGATGATATTCAAGAATCAGTAAACATAATTACTAACTTTATAGTTGATGTTTATGCTGATGCAGCTGGAATAAAAATGCAACCAAGTAGTTTAAAAATTGTAGCTCAGAAAAAAGAAGAGAAACAATATGGAGAAGGTCAAAGACCTTATACACCAAGAAATAATGATTCAATGGGTGAAAAATCAGCTGCACCTAAAAAACCTGCTGTAAACAAAGAAGAAACTAAATAG
- the tsf gene encoding translation elongation factor Ts, whose translation MAVTPQLIKELREMTSAGMMDCKKALEATNGNIEEAVVWLRENGLAKAAKKADRVAAEGVSFAKTDGKRAIIFEVNSETDFVSKNDKFMALIDNIGNALLKSKAKNLQEALEVKLSNGQTISEACVEATATIGEKIELRRIAAVEGKNLSIYNHANKRISVLLNFEGSISSEDAYNVCMHVAAMSPKYLASSDVPQEFKDQEMHIIRETTDLTGKPENVAENILKGKLNKKIAEITLLDQGFVMDEKQTVGNFVKSKGSTLKQMFRFEVGEGIEKVTTDFAAEVAAQLAGN comes from the coding sequence ATGGCAGTTACACCACAATTAATTAAAGAATTAAGAGAAATGACTTCTGCTGGAATGATGGACTGTAAAAAAGCTTTAGAAGCTACAAACGGGAACATTGAAGAAGCAGTAGTATGATTAAGAGAAAATGGTTTAGCAAAAGCAGCTAAAAAAGCTGATAGAGTAGCAGCTGAAGGAGTTTCATTTGCAAAAACTGATGGTAAAAGAGCTATTATTTTTGAAGTGAACTCAGAGACTGACTTTGTTTCGAAAAATGATAAATTTATGGCATTAATTGACAATATTGGTAATGCTTTATTAAAATCAAAAGCTAAGAATTTACAAGAGGCTTTGGAAGTAAAATTATCAAATGGACAAACTATTAGTGAAGCTTGTGTAGAAGCAACAGCAACAATCGGAGAAAAAATTGAATTAAGAAGAATTGCTGCAGTTGAAGGTAAAAATTTATCAATTTATAATCATGCAAATAAAAGAATTTCTGTATTATTAAATTTTGAAGGAAGCATTTCAAGTGAAGATGCATATAATGTTTGTATGCACGTTGCAGCTATGTCTCCAAAATATTTAGCATCAAGTGATGTTCCTCAAGAATTTAAAGATCAAGAAATGCATATTATTAGAGAAACTACTGATTTAACAGGTAAACCAGAAAATGTTGCAGAAAACATTTTAAAAGGTAAGTTAAATAAAAAAATTGCTGAAATTACTTTATTAGATCAAGGTTTTGTAATGGATGAAAAACAAACAGTAGGCAATTTTGTAAAATCTAAAGGCTCAACTTTGAAACAAATGTTTAGATTTGAAGTAGGAGAAGGAATTGAAAAAGTAACAACAGATTTCGCAGCTGAAGTGGCAGCACAGTTGGCAGGTAATTAA
- a CDS encoding energy-coupled thiamine transporter ThiT, protein MNKNIIKISITLSLIRILICLGLMIWGIISIVNAGDQNGNLSVGKIVTISFCFSLFFILFTLINFSLFLNCIININDINKKNIIALSFITINLEILIYYLSKQSFKFKKIEMRRWTIFDITSISILLALYFSVGFVTGLIPPMPFYITLTFKYIPLFFGAFVLSLSASLTLCFLAATLSVFLPGAYLNFWQFFFDYWLPTLLIFTAGAFTPNVKTDKMIIKLGVWFAFISIPVLFLYLSRVTSGVVYWLNPNKIEIINKEFNWTNNIGYSFIYNSINTIFDYILLIICVPTICESLWTVKERFFYNRDLVSTEILD, encoded by the coding sequence ATGAATAAAAATATTATAAAAATTTCTATCACATTGTCTTTAATAAGAATATTAATATGTTTAGGTTTAATGATATGAGGAATTATATCAATTGTAAATGCAGGAGATCAAAATGGAAATCTATCTGTTGGTAAAATAGTAACAATTTCTTTTTGTTTTTCACTTTTTTTTATTTTATTTACTTTAATAAATTTTTCCTTATTTTTAAATTGCATTATTAATATCAATGATATTAATAAAAAAAATATAATAGCTTTATCTTTTATAACTATAAATTTAGAAATTCTGATTTATTACTTAAGCAAGCAAAGTTTTAAGTTTAAAAAAATAGAAATGAGAAGATGGACAATATTTGATATAACTTCAATATCAATTTTATTAGCATTATATTTTTCAGTTGGTTTTGTTACAGGTTTAATTCCACCAATGCCTTTTTATATAACTTTAACTTTTAAATATATACCACTTTTTTTTGGAGCCTTTGTTTTATCTCTTTCTGCTTCACTCACTTTATGTTTTTTAGCAGCTACATTATCAGTTTTTTTACCAGGAGCATATTTAAATTTCTGACAATTTTTCTTTGACTATTGACTTCCCACATTATTAATTTTTACAGCGGGTGCTTTTACACCAAATGTAAAAACAGATAAGATGATTATAAAATTGGGTGTATGGTTTGCCTTTATTTCAATTCCTGTTTTATTTTTATATCTTTCAAGAGTTACATCAGGAGTTGTATATTGGTTAAATCCAAATAAAATTGAAATAATCAATAAAGAATTCAATTGAACAAATAATATTGGTTATTCATTTATTTATAATTCAATTAATACAATTTTTGACTATATACTTTTAATAATTTGTGTTCCAACAATATGTGAATCTCTTTGAACAGTTAAAGAAAGATTTTTCTATAATAGAGATTTAGTTTCAACAGAAATTTTAGATTAA
- a CDS encoding alpha/beta hydrolase, producing the protein MSKKIKKYRYNFAKLIFTILLLPLILLKSKKGFKLYRDFCYIYPRSEKERNFNEFPNIKSKLNCLEYHYWDLKKMNLKAESFKEKDIEHYTLITEKGNISCIRAKNTNSKNWVIALHGWTEDKFLALRLVYHYFKKGYNILSFDAFAHGDSYGNYTDIGYSSIEMLDEIIIDLKNKNNIENIGLIGNSMGASTSILYSQKGLFKKEISWVIADCGFSNIKYQYRYYIQNNFFKKAWWLNGLGFTKRFSRITKTNQNKYNLIKNMKLNNQTPIFFIHAIGDTFIPYEMSLDMYNKKISFEVNKKSSLWTPIGSEHVSVITDYNKEYINRTLDFSKESEKIKNEK; encoded by the coding sequence ATGTCAAAAAAAATTAAAAAATATAGATATAACTTTGCGAAACTTATATTTACAATTCTTTTACTTCCTCTAATTTTATTAAAATCAAAGAAAGGTTTTAAATTATATAGAGATTTTTGTTATATATATCCAAGGTCAGAAAAAGAAAGAAATTTTAATGAATTCCCAAATATTAAATCTAAATTAAATTGCTTAGAGTATCATTATTGAGATTTAAAAAAAATGAATTTAAAAGCAGAATCATTTAAAGAAAAAGATATTGAACACTATACTTTGATTACTGAAAAGGGAAACATAAGTTGTATTAGAGCAAAAAATACAAACAGTAAAAATTGAGTTATTGCTTTGCATGGTTGAACCGAAGATAAATTTTTGGCTTTAAGACTCGTCTATCATTATTTTAAAAAAGGTTATAATATTTTATCTTTTGATGCCTTTGCTCATGGTGATAGTTATGGTAATTATACTGATATTGGTTATTCAAGTATTGAAATGTTAGATGAAATTATAATAGATTTAAAAAATAAAAATAATATTGAAAATATTGGTTTAATAGGTAATAGTATGGGAGCTTCAACTTCGATTTTATATTCTCAAAAAGGTCTATTTAAAAAAGAAATAAGTTGAGTTATTGCTGATTGCGGATTTAGTAATATCAAATATCAATATCGTTATTATATTCAAAATAATTTTTTTAAAAAAGCTTGATGATTAAATGGATTAGGATTTACAAAGCGCTTTAGTAGAATTACAAAAACAAATCAAAATAAATATAATTTAATTAAAAATATGAAACTTAATAATCAAACACCAATATTTTTTATACATGCTATTGGTGATACATTTATACCTTATGAAATGAGTTTAGATATGTATAATAAAAAAATCTCATTTGAAGTAAATAAAAAGAGTAGTTTATGAACACCAATAGGTTCTGAACATGTAAGTGTAATTACAGATTATAATAAGGAATACATAAATAGAACCTTAGATTTTTCCAAAGAAAGTGAGAAAATAAAAAATGAAAAATAA